A single genomic interval of Zingiber officinale cultivar Zhangliang chromosome 4A, Zo_v1.1, whole genome shotgun sequence harbors:
- the LOC121970628 gene encoding uncharacterized protein LOC121970628, with amino-acid sequence MGGGVRLWLALCLVVLCLSDLAGAGDVDGLLANGNFEISPRKEKLNKTLIVGKHSLPSWTIHGLVEYVSGGPQPGGMYFAVAHGVHAVRLGNDASISQNVTVTPGSLYALTFSATRTCAQDEVLRVRVPPLSGDLPIQTLYSSTGADTYAWGFRPTTAVVLVIFHNTGVQEDPACGPLLDAVAIKELFPPMPTRDNLVKNGGYEEGPHVFKNSTSGVLLPPKQQDATSPLPGWIIESLKAVRFIDAAHYSVPSGYFAVELVAGRESAIAQVIRTVAGRSYNLSFAVGDAKNGCHGSMMVEAFAGNATAKVPFQSQAKGGFTTASLKFMARENRTRITFYSSYYHTSVSDPGALCGPVLDLIRVIPVKA; translated from the exons ATGGGCGGTGGTGTTCGGCTCTGGTTGGCTCTGTGTCTTGTTGTTTTGTGCTTGAGCGATCTTGCGGGAGCTGGAGATGTTGATG GGTTGCTCGCCAATGGCAACTTCGAGATCAGCCCGAGGAAGGAGAAGCTCAACAAGACGCTCATCGTCGGGAAGCACTCGCTGCCGAGCTGGACGATTCACGGGCTGGTGGAGTACGTCTCCGGCGGGCCGCAGCCTGGGGGAATGTACTTCGCGGTGGCGCACGGCGTCCACGCCGTCCGCCTCGGCAACGACGCTTCGATTTCGCAGAACGTGACGGTGACGCCCGGCTCTCTGTACGCGCTCACGTTCAGCGCGACGAGGACGTGCGCgcaggacgaggtgctgcgggtCCGCGTGCCACCGCTCTCCGGCGACCTCCCGATCCAGACGCTGTACAGCAGCACCGGAGCCGATACCTACGCGTGGGGGTTCCGGCCCACGACCGCGGTGGTGCTGGTCATCTTCCACAACACCGGCGTGCAGGAAGACCCGGCGTGCGGCCCGCTGCTGGACGCGGTGGCGATCAAGGAGCTCTTCCCTCCCATGCCGACGAGAG ACAATCTCGTCAAGAACGGAGGCTACGAAGAAGGCCCTCACGTCTTCAAGAACTCCACCTCCGGCGTCCTCCTCCCTCCCAAGCAGCAAGACGCCACCTCCCCTCTCCCCGGTTGGATCATCGAATCCCTGAAGGCCGTACGCTTCATCGACGCCGCCCACTACTCCGTCCCCTCCGGCTACTTCGCTGTCGAGCTGGTCGCCGGGAGAGAAAGCGCGATCGCGCAGGTGATCAGGACCGTGGCCGGCCGCTCATATAACCTCAGCTTCGCGGTGGGCGACGCCAAGAACGGGTGCCACGGGTCGATGATGGTGGAGGCCTTCGCCGGCAATGCGACGGCGAAGGTGCCGTTCCAGTCACAGGCGAAGGGCGGGTTTACGACGGCGAGCTTAAAGTTCATGGCGAGGGAGAACCGGACAAGGATAACATTCTATAGCTCGTATTACCACACGAGTGTCAGCGATCCGGGGGCACTCTGCGGGCCGGTTCTGGATCTGATCAGAGTTATTCCGGTGAAAGCTTGA
- the LOC121970627 gene encoding filament-like plant protein 7 isoform X2, which translates to MENKTWLWKRKSAEKNIEKEKNLELEKSVESLNEQVTSARIESTAKDDLLAKQAKVAEEAIAGWEKTEAQALSLKQQLDGVLLQKKTAEERLVARDTELQECMQQLRGVKEEQQLVVNNASLRIAREQEKTRMLEQRLVEADKKLSELVAENGNLKRILEAKEQSLAELNEAKSKLEENFTDVMSRLDASEKLNASLQYEVCILQKELEIRNEERDFNRRSTDAAHRQHLESIKKIAKLEAECQRLRVMVRKRLPGPGALAKMRNEVEVLGFDSSTKDGSSIAKRLHAIENENKVLTESLTKKTNELQASRIMLARTASKLSQVETQLEDLSKGKAGGNEDNLSRAESWASALISELEHFKSGKPTAPSCKSVAVSDLSLMDDFVEMEKLAIITVDKHFDTSLSAIADSNSCVTIKESEATCRDLVPLMEVVSSCNEVNEGKQFKYLSLENYPIWLQDILRVIIQKHHIMQKSFCSILEDVQSALGNWDSSIVAKSYSEKVMQTKCTLSDFFDESITTDSRSDLKKPVCKLVELVEGMIQKCRESKTGQSFSSGNEYLARTFLWEISDLTTVLQNLIAACKDLLTDKIDHQKLIDEVSSTLNLIINHSFSIQDVSDMKATIRKHMVADELGSEHALKSVSVSNALHILFRMEDMESKLKDENVRLNSEIVSIKSKREDLEDMLKTSGANNEALKAQLQESEASISNLQKEIENFKEAKEQIEEQIANQISINEDLATQLTLARAELNQALQKFTSLEIQLAQRSNCCEELEETCLELQLELERASSEETPKYIMRPEDKQQIPTECDIIAATEKLAACQETILNLGKQLKALASAEDGPLFSNVSTTTPKSNNHRLQLIDHMSKEGHSESCDPSVSDEVHMSPENLSDKHKGNPDERKLMIAAKKQDAGASLLRKILMQRRRKGSTRLELPVGAQ; encoded by the exons AAAGAGAAGAACCTGGAGTTGGAGAAATCTGTAGAAAGCTTGAATGAACAAGTAACATCGGCCCGCATCGAGTCGACTGCTAAAGATGACCTTTTGGCAAAGCAAGCAAAAgtagctgaggaagcaattgcag GATGggagaaaacagaagctcaagcaCTTTCTCTAAAGCAACAATTGGATGGTGTTTTGCTTCAGAAGAAAACTGCAGAAGAAAGATTAGTTGCAAGGGATACAGAATTGCAAGAATGCATGCAACAGCTGCGTGGTGTTAAGGAAGAGCAGCAGCTGGTAGTTAACAACGCTTCCTTGAGAATAGCGAGAGAGCAGGAGAAGACTCGCATGCTGGAACAAAGGCTGGTCGAGGCAGACAAGAAGCTCTCTGAATTGGTCGCTGAAAATGGAAACCTGAAAAGGATTCTCGAGGCCAAAGAACAGTCGCTCGCAGAATTGAATGAAGCTAAATCAAAGCTAGAAGAAAACTTCACCGACGTGATGTCCAGACTCGATGCTTCAGAGAAACTCAATGCGTCTCTTCAGTACGAGGTCTGTATTCTTCAAAAGGAGCTTGAGATTCGAAATGAGGAACGGGACTTCAATCGGCGATCAACTGATGCTGCTCACAGGCAGCACCTAGAGAGCATCAAGAAGATTGCAAAGCTTGAAGCTGAGTGTCAGCGGTTGCGGGTGATGGTTCGCAAGCGTTTGCCAGGCCCAGGAGCTTTAGCTAAAATGAGAAACGAAGTCGAGGTGTTGGGTTTTGATTCATCGACCAAGGATGGATCTTCCATTGCTAAGAGACTTCATGCAATCGAAAACGAAAACAAGGTTCTCACAGAATCACTGACCAAGAAAACCAATGAACTTCAAGCATCGCGCATCATGTTGGCACGTACCGCATCCAAGCTCTCTCAAGTGGAGACCCAACTTGAGGATTTATCTAAAGGAAAAGCAGGCGGAAACGAAGATAATCTTAGTCGCGCAGAGTCATGGGCTTCTGCTCTGATCTCTGAGCTTGAGCACTTCAAGAGTGGGAAACCAACTGCGCCATCATGCAAAAGTGTTGCGGTATCAGATTTAAGCTTGATGGATGATTTTGTTGAGATGGAGAAATTGGCAATCATTACCGTGGATAAACATTTTGATACTTCACTCAGTGCCATTGCTGATAGCAATTCATGTGTCACCATTAAAGAATCCGAAGCAACTTGCAGGGATCTTGTTCCACTCATGGAAGTAGTATCCAGTTGCAATGAGGTAAATGAGGGGAAACAGTTCAAGTACTTGTCGCTCGAGAACTATCCTATTTGGCTTCAGGATATTCTGAGGGTTATCATACAAAAGCATCATATCATGCAAAAAAGCTtctgctccattcttgaagatgTTCAAAGTGCTCTCGGCAATTGGGATTCCTCCATTGTCGCGAAATCCTACAGCGAGAAAGTTATGCAAACCAAATGCACTTTGTCAGATTTCTTCGATGAAAGCATCACCACAGACTCACGGTCTGACTTGAAGAAACCAGTTTGCAAGCTTGTTGAACTAGTTGAAGGGATGATTCAGAAATGTAGGGAGAGCAAAACTGGTCAAAGCTTTTCATCAGGAAATGAATATTTAGCTCGAACATTTCTGTGGGAAATCTCTGATCTCACTACTGTTTTGCAGAATTTGATAGCAGCATGCAAGGATCTGTTGACTGATAAGATTGATCATCAAAAGTTGATAGATGAGGTTTCCTCAACACTGAACTTGATCATAAATCACTCCTTTTCAATTCAAGATGTTTCAGACATGAAAGCGACTATTAGAAAACATATGGTTGCAGATGAACTAGGCAGTGAACATGCGCTTAAATCTGTATCGGTATCAAATGCTCTACACATCTTGTTCAGAATGGAAGATATGGAATCCAAGCTGAAGGATGAAAATGTTCGACTGAACTCCGAGATTGTTAGCATCAAGTCTAAAAGGGAAGATTTAGAGGACATGCTAAAAACATCCGGGGCCAATAATGAAGCATTGAAAGCTCAACTCCAGGAATCAGAAGCAAGCATTTCCAATCTACAGaaagaaattgaaaattttaaggaAGCCAAGGAGCAGATTGAAGAACAGATTGCAAATCAAATATCAATTAATGAAGACCTTGCGACTCAGTTAACACTTGCAAGGGCTGAATTGAATCAAGCTCTTCAAAAGTTTACATCCCTTGAAATCCAACTTGCACAGAGAAGCAACTGCTGTGAAGAACTGGAGGAAACTTGTCTTGAACTACAGCTAGAGTTAGAAAG AGCTTCATCTGAAGAAACTCCGAAGTATATCATGCGCCCCGAAGATAAGCAGCAAATTCCGACG GAATGTGATATAATTGCAGCTACAGAAAAACTTGCTGCTTGCCAGGAAACCATCCTAAATCTTGGGAAGCAGTTGAAAGCACTGGCATCAGCAGAAGATGGCCCTTTGTTCAGCAATGTATCAACTACTACTCCCAAGTCCAACAATCATCGCCTGCAATTAATCGACCATATGAGCAAAGAGGGTCATTCAGAGTCCTGCGATCCATCGGTGAGCGATGAAGTTCATATGTCACCAGAGAATCTTTCTGACAAACACAAAGGCAATCCTGATGAAAGAAAGCTTATGATCGCGGCTAAGAAACAAGATGCAGGAGCAAGTTTGCTGAGAAAGATTCTGATGCAAAGGAGACGAAAGGGCAGCACAAGGCTTGAACTTCCAGTGGGCGCTCAATAG
- the LOC121970627 gene encoding filament-like plant protein 7 isoform X1 → MFQEFVGIMENKTWLWKRKSAEKNIEKEKNLELEKSVESLNEQVTSARIESTAKDDLLAKQAKVAEEAIAGWEKTEAQALSLKQQLDGVLLQKKTAEERLVARDTELQECMQQLRGVKEEQQLVVNNASLRIAREQEKTRMLEQRLVEADKKLSELVAENGNLKRILEAKEQSLAELNEAKSKLEENFTDVMSRLDASEKLNASLQYEVCILQKELEIRNEERDFNRRSTDAAHRQHLESIKKIAKLEAECQRLRVMVRKRLPGPGALAKMRNEVEVLGFDSSTKDGSSIAKRLHAIENENKVLTESLTKKTNELQASRIMLARTASKLSQVETQLEDLSKGKAGGNEDNLSRAESWASALISELEHFKSGKPTAPSCKSVAVSDLSLMDDFVEMEKLAIITVDKHFDTSLSAIADSNSCVTIKESEATCRDLVPLMEVVSSCNEVNEGKQFKYLSLENYPIWLQDILRVIIQKHHIMQKSFCSILEDVQSALGNWDSSIVAKSYSEKVMQTKCTLSDFFDESITTDSRSDLKKPVCKLVELVEGMIQKCRESKTGQSFSSGNEYLARTFLWEISDLTTVLQNLIAACKDLLTDKIDHQKLIDEVSSTLNLIINHSFSIQDVSDMKATIRKHMVADELGSEHALKSVSVSNALHILFRMEDMESKLKDENVRLNSEIVSIKSKREDLEDMLKTSGANNEALKAQLQESEASISNLQKEIENFKEAKEQIEEQIANQISINEDLATQLTLARAELNQALQKFTSLEIQLAQRSNCCEELEETCLELQLELERASSEETPKYIMRPEDKQQIPTECDIIAATEKLAACQETILNLGKQLKALASAEDGPLFSNVSTTTPKSNNHRLQLIDHMSKEGHSESCDPSVSDEVHMSPENLSDKHKGNPDERKLMIAAKKQDAGASLLRKILMQRRRKGSTRLELPVGAQ, encoded by the exons AAAGAGAAGAACCTGGAGTTGGAGAAATCTGTAGAAAGCTTGAATGAACAAGTAACATCGGCCCGCATCGAGTCGACTGCTAAAGATGACCTTTTGGCAAAGCAAGCAAAAgtagctgaggaagcaattgcag GATGggagaaaacagaagctcaagcaCTTTCTCTAAAGCAACAATTGGATGGTGTTTTGCTTCAGAAGAAAACTGCAGAAGAAAGATTAGTTGCAAGGGATACAGAATTGCAAGAATGCATGCAACAGCTGCGTGGTGTTAAGGAAGAGCAGCAGCTGGTAGTTAACAACGCTTCCTTGAGAATAGCGAGAGAGCAGGAGAAGACTCGCATGCTGGAACAAAGGCTGGTCGAGGCAGACAAGAAGCTCTCTGAATTGGTCGCTGAAAATGGAAACCTGAAAAGGATTCTCGAGGCCAAAGAACAGTCGCTCGCAGAATTGAATGAAGCTAAATCAAAGCTAGAAGAAAACTTCACCGACGTGATGTCCAGACTCGATGCTTCAGAGAAACTCAATGCGTCTCTTCAGTACGAGGTCTGTATTCTTCAAAAGGAGCTTGAGATTCGAAATGAGGAACGGGACTTCAATCGGCGATCAACTGATGCTGCTCACAGGCAGCACCTAGAGAGCATCAAGAAGATTGCAAAGCTTGAAGCTGAGTGTCAGCGGTTGCGGGTGATGGTTCGCAAGCGTTTGCCAGGCCCAGGAGCTTTAGCTAAAATGAGAAACGAAGTCGAGGTGTTGGGTTTTGATTCATCGACCAAGGATGGATCTTCCATTGCTAAGAGACTTCATGCAATCGAAAACGAAAACAAGGTTCTCACAGAATCACTGACCAAGAAAACCAATGAACTTCAAGCATCGCGCATCATGTTGGCACGTACCGCATCCAAGCTCTCTCAAGTGGAGACCCAACTTGAGGATTTATCTAAAGGAAAAGCAGGCGGAAACGAAGATAATCTTAGTCGCGCAGAGTCATGGGCTTCTGCTCTGATCTCTGAGCTTGAGCACTTCAAGAGTGGGAAACCAACTGCGCCATCATGCAAAAGTGTTGCGGTATCAGATTTAAGCTTGATGGATGATTTTGTTGAGATGGAGAAATTGGCAATCATTACCGTGGATAAACATTTTGATACTTCACTCAGTGCCATTGCTGATAGCAATTCATGTGTCACCATTAAAGAATCCGAAGCAACTTGCAGGGATCTTGTTCCACTCATGGAAGTAGTATCCAGTTGCAATGAGGTAAATGAGGGGAAACAGTTCAAGTACTTGTCGCTCGAGAACTATCCTATTTGGCTTCAGGATATTCTGAGGGTTATCATACAAAAGCATCATATCATGCAAAAAAGCTtctgctccattcttgaagatgTTCAAAGTGCTCTCGGCAATTGGGATTCCTCCATTGTCGCGAAATCCTACAGCGAGAAAGTTATGCAAACCAAATGCACTTTGTCAGATTTCTTCGATGAAAGCATCACCACAGACTCACGGTCTGACTTGAAGAAACCAGTTTGCAAGCTTGTTGAACTAGTTGAAGGGATGATTCAGAAATGTAGGGAGAGCAAAACTGGTCAAAGCTTTTCATCAGGAAATGAATATTTAGCTCGAACATTTCTGTGGGAAATCTCTGATCTCACTACTGTTTTGCAGAATTTGATAGCAGCATGCAAGGATCTGTTGACTGATAAGATTGATCATCAAAAGTTGATAGATGAGGTTTCCTCAACACTGAACTTGATCATAAATCACTCCTTTTCAATTCAAGATGTTTCAGACATGAAAGCGACTATTAGAAAACATATGGTTGCAGATGAACTAGGCAGTGAACATGCGCTTAAATCTGTATCGGTATCAAATGCTCTACACATCTTGTTCAGAATGGAAGATATGGAATCCAAGCTGAAGGATGAAAATGTTCGACTGAACTCCGAGATTGTTAGCATCAAGTCTAAAAGGGAAGATTTAGAGGACATGCTAAAAACATCCGGGGCCAATAATGAAGCATTGAAAGCTCAACTCCAGGAATCAGAAGCAAGCATTTCCAATCTACAGaaagaaattgaaaattttaaggaAGCCAAGGAGCAGATTGAAGAACAGATTGCAAATCAAATATCAATTAATGAAGACCTTGCGACTCAGTTAACACTTGCAAGGGCTGAATTGAATCAAGCTCTTCAAAAGTTTACATCCCTTGAAATCCAACTTGCACAGAGAAGCAACTGCTGTGAAGAACTGGAGGAAACTTGTCTTGAACTACAGCTAGAGTTAGAAAG AGCTTCATCTGAAGAAACTCCGAAGTATATCATGCGCCCCGAAGATAAGCAGCAAATTCCGACG GAATGTGATATAATTGCAGCTACAGAAAAACTTGCTGCTTGCCAGGAAACCATCCTAAATCTTGGGAAGCAGTTGAAAGCACTGGCATCAGCAGAAGATGGCCCTTTGTTCAGCAATGTATCAACTACTACTCCCAAGTCCAACAATCATCGCCTGCAATTAATCGACCATATGAGCAAAGAGGGTCATTCAGAGTCCTGCGATCCATCGGTGAGCGATGAAGTTCATATGTCACCAGAGAATCTTTCTGACAAACACAAAGGCAATCCTGATGAAAGAAAGCTTATGATCGCGGCTAAGAAACAAGATGCAGGAGCAAGTTTGCTGAGAAAGATTCTGATGCAAAGGAGACGAAAGGGCAGCACAAGGCTTGAACTTCCAGTGGGCGCTCAATAG